The DNA sequence CGATTCGTCTacatcattcaaaaaatatttaaattacgcgggaaaaaatacggatttatttctttttaataaataaatattttgattattttgtcacTAAATATGTCTGaagatatgaaattattaagtatatataattgaaaaaaaaaaaaaaataaaaaaaatttgctctATGCCATGCCTTCTATGATTATGAAAATGAAAcagatttaatttgatttgagtgaaaaagaaaatcatattaaattaattttgtagtAATTCTTGGACAATCATATAGTGACTGGAGGTTTCTGGTATAtaataacttatatataaagttGTATATAATCGTGTAATATCATAGATAATTATGCATGAACGGATATAGTCATTCCTAAAATCTAATGTAtatctgtaaattattaattaagtaattgaaTTGGAACTTATTGtcttattttcttaaagtcaatattaaataaaataaaattatgtataattgaatatttaattatttatatatactccatatataacaatatatactGATGAAATTAAAGAACTTCAACGTCGTCGTAGCAAACTATACAGAATATTCAAAAGGACGGGATTTGCGTATACTAAATTCTCAAATATACGTAGACtaatcaaaaaacaaattacagCGGAAAAGAAGAATGACCTGAAAAGAAGATTTTTAAGAGAGCATAACTCCCGATCTTTGTGGAATGACTTTAGAAACTTAGGGCTTATTGAAAATCGGGAAAATGATCGTGCATTAAACATtgatattaatgaattaaatgaatattttataaaatgtgctcaaattaatattacaaatgataatgataatgataattataataatttaattactaccaatattcaaaataactcgtataatattttatataataatttgaggtcgcaatttaactttaaaaaaaattagtaatgaaacggttaaaaaatgaataatgagAATTAGCTCTAACTCTATCGGTCCAGATggattttcaataaaaagctataaaattttgttatcgtactttttaaataactaaattttgttatcgtactttttaaataacttcacatttttatttaatttttcattatcaactTGTAAATTTCCggatttatggaaaaaatcatatgtAGTACCTCCACCAAAAATATGTGATCCATTACAATACTCGGATTATCGACCTATATCTATTTTATGTACGTTATCAAAAGCACTAGAGCGATGTGTATATGAACAAATTCTGAAATACGTTGTTGATAATGATTACATTGATAAATATCAAACAGCTTTCAGAGAGAGTATGAATACTCAAACAGCGATTATTAGACTAACTGGTGATATTCGTTTCGCAGTTGATCACTCAAAAATCACAATTGCTGTCTTCTTTGATTTTAGTAAGGCGTTTGACTCtgttatcaaattaaattaataaataagttaaggAATATGGGTTTCTCTGAAGTCTCTATTCTTTGGATTTGGTCTTCCCTTGATCAAAGAAGACAATCAGTTCGTGATAATAATAAGGGGAAAACATCACTATGGAGAACAATACAAAGAGGTGTTCCTCAAGGTAGTGTACTTGGCCCTTTATTATATTCTCTATACGTTTCTGATCTTGGAAAATTACTTAACtgtaaatacttattttatgcGGATGatcttgttatttatttatcctgTAATATTGCTGATATTAATGATTGTGTTAATGAGcttaacaatataattaaagtaatttgtaGTTGGTGTAATGAAAATGATCTTAAAGTAAATGCTGCGAAAACGAAGGCTGTGATTTTTGCTAGCTCTTATAATGTCAATAGTAATGAATGTACGCTTTGTAACaacattattgttaataatactATAATCGATTTTGTGAATTCGGTAAAATATCTAGGAATAAttctcgaaaatactttatcGTGGaatgaacaaataaatgatgttTGTAAGCGTAGCATGAGAACTCTGGCAcagttaaaaatgaataatgagGTTTTGAgcgaagaaattaaaattaaacttgttacgatattaatatttccaATATTTGATTACTGTGCTGCTATTTACACTAATATAACTCAACATCAACAATGTAAATTACAAAGAAAGCTTAACGCTTGCgttcgtttcatttttaaagttaGTAGATTTGAGCACATTACACCATATTATCGAAGACTAGGCTGGATAACTCTGAAAACTAGgagaaatttctttttatcttGCTTATCATATAAAGCAATTTATATGAATCAGGGTCAATTATTCGacaataaattagtttttctgCAGCCCATGCTGCGTAGGGGAGATGTAAGGCAGGACTATTTACGTCTACCTACCAGCCATCTTGctttttatgataaatcatttattgtatCTGCGATTCGTGTTTGGAATACTCTTCCGCCGAGCCTTACATCACTCCCTACGTTCATGGAATTTCGTAGtgctgtatataattatttttttgaactagAAAGCATGAATTGACGATGGaacttatttttactatttttactatCTTTACTATTTGTACTATTTTTAAGATTATATCTAGAGTCATTTTCAGTTTtacctttattattataatagttattttttgttttatatgatcaaatactgtaattatatatgcaaaactaatgtaaatattttgtttttgaacgGCCACATGAGATCAAGATCTCATggtcgaataaaatttattatctatctatctatctatatgattgggcaaaaaaaattttcccggggAATGAACACactgtgaaaaaataaacacacacacaaaGACATACAAACAGGCTTGGTGCgtgattttgaatttacaattttcacaataaatatGCGAAAAacttgcttaaaaaatccgatagattttTATAGCCGTATGtttaaggccctatacttaactatagcattactcatagaactcattcattcttataaaatgtctataggaatttataagaatctattggattctataagatttttaaaacagGGAAGAaaccaattttaattttcaattttaattgaccATTGACAGGAAAACACAAACGTATCAAGTTGGGTTgacaaatatgaaataaaaggAAGAGAGAAGAGagaatcagaaaataatagaggaggaaaaagtagaaaaattattaaaaatgattaagaaaaatgtaaaagacAATCCGgctggtataaaaaaaaaattcttctattagaaaatttgactaaaaaaattaaaaaaattgatgaagaAGATATTGAAGATGAAGAAAGTAGCGATGAAGAAGAAAACATGAATAGAGTGGAAAACAAAATAggaaaaaatgttcaaattaCTATAACAGGGATAATccaaaataaatcgattttatttgtaaattaatatttaaatttgaatttgattcgaCTGCGCTCTCGGCCCACGCATTTCCGTTGTCCCCACGccgtcgatgatcgataaccTGGGACTCTACTAATTTATCGATGCATTTGGCCGTGCGACGAATGGGTGCTTTACGAGGGCCCCGAGTCCCGCCAtttctagaaatttaaatttggggGATTTTGGATGGTACGAGCCTGACATGGAACTGAGAGTGGGGAGCTGCTGGCTTCACGGCGCACCGAGAGGCAGTGCCTCTGAGGCACTCGAGCGTCACTCACTGCCTAGAGCTGCAAACAATCAGTCGTATCCTAAGCacaattaaaactaaattttacaaaagaaaataaattgatggTGAGTCGTGAAGACCCCGCATTCGTGGAGAATCAATCAAATTACGGTGAGTCTCAGTCTGACCCCGGACTACATTAAAAATCCACGTTCAGGATCATTCACAAATTTCGCTGAGTTTAGCAACcgcgtaatttatttaaaatattaattggcaGCAGCAGGAGAAAGAAGATTGGAAGCCAACAGCACCCAACAGCATTCTTTGAGAGCGGCGTCCTCCTCCCACCATATGACGTCGTCATTTTCACCAGCGACTACTTCGGTAAATTTCGAAGTCTTTTGGTTCAATTAATTCGTTCAAACttctctaaaaatattttaatagaataacataaatttttaattatatatataaaattttacgagATAAGATTTATTGGTTTTCACGGCGTGGGTTCGAGAGCGTTCGGTCGCCACTTTGTATAAGTGTCTGGGCTTGTTTTACTAGGTAGCgtcataatcaaaattttctcagtTGAGTCTAGCGACCACGGATTaaacaattgataattaacatttaagtTTAGCAAACTCTAGTCGGTATTTTTTCTAGAGGTACTGAGTCCCAAAGACCGTTCTCTAGGAGGTGCCAGAAATTTAGTTTGAAAGTGACCGTGGTGCTGAGTCTCACCGACCGCATCACTGGGAActttattaagtaaaagttcgttaaaataaaatttaactacaataaaatttatgctaAAAGACAACCCAGAACTTAAGGCGTTATTTGAGAACTTAAAGTTGCGGATAGACTGTATGTGAATgtgagttaatttatttattgcctcGCCAgcaaaattattgtatattaaggagaaaaataattgttattatgaattaaggataattttatattaaatttaattacattttaaaatacgtaaatattgtcgggaaatcaaaaattttatattaaccaGAAAGATATATCCGTTGCCAaagaaatattgtaaataaattttgaatattctattaaaatcatatctattaaaataattattctcgaTCGATTAATAACGCTGAGTTTTACCGACCGCTCATTAAGGGGTTGATTTTGTAGTGATAAGAACCTAACTCTGCAGCTGTGTGGTCCAGTCACGATAAGGAAATTTTCGAACTCGTCCTAGAGATTTTCATTTCTCTCTGCTTTGTTTTGCCTTGCACACGATACTGAGAGATCGTGCAACTTACtctcagtggcgcccttagaaCTTTTGAGTTCAAAAGATGTCCAAATCGTGACCTCGTAAGCCTCGTCGTCAAGACCACGGAAGACGAGGGGTACCCGGTTATATTACAGCCAGCATAGAGACGAGAGAGTTGTCAACAACTTCTCttgattcaaatatatatactccTCCGAAAGGATGTGTTGAAATTTTGGAGAGCTTGTATGTAAAAGAAGAATTAATAACGGAAATAAATACAAGAGATTACAAATTTGACCACACTGACGTAGACTTAGACAAACTTATGACGGCAGTAACAGACATAAAACTTGAAGAATTAGAGACCGTTAAACACTACTTTAAGCACGAcgtactgaaaaaaataatggatattgtatgtaaaaaaattgttacgtaataaagaaaaaaaaataaaaacattgcTATTTACTCCAGAAACTTCTGTGTATCCTCGAAAGATATgtctaattataataaacaaacatTGCTGTATAATCTAAACAGGCACgcctatttaatttaaacagacactcctgtttagtccaaacagACACTTTTGTTTCGTTTAAACGGAAATCGCTGTtcattctaaacagacacttttgtttagtctaaacagacacttatGTGTATCCTAAGCaaatatatctttttattaaatacagacAAGGCTGTTCAATCCAAACAGCCTATCCTGTTTAGCCCAAACAGACACTCCTGTTCAGTCCAAGCAAACACTTCTGTTTAGTCCAACCAGACGGTTCTGTATAGtccaaacagacacttctggtTAGCACAaacataaatttctatttagtctgaacagacacttctgtgtAGCCCAAACAGACACTCCTGTTCAGTCCAAGCAAACTCTTctgtttagtccaaacagacacttctggtTAGCACAAACAGAAATTTCTGTTTAGTCtgaacagacacttctgtgtagtccaaacagacacttctgtatAGTCCAAACACACACTCCTGTTCAGTCCAAACAAACACTTCTCTTTAGTCCAAACAGCCACTActgtttagtccaaacagacacttctggtTAGCCCAAACAGAAATTTCTGTTTAGTCtgaacagacacttctgtatAGTCCAAACAGACACTCctgtttagtccaaacagacacttctgtttatcctaagcaaatatatattttcattaaatacaGACAAGGCTGTTCAATCCAAACAGCCATTTCTGTTTATTCCAAACAGACTGACTATTAGCGTCAACAGAGATACTAATTCAAACTCAATGTCTCacttaggttttttttttgtttatatacaaaataattttttaaacgtctttttatttgcttttcatttttaaaatgttttgcTACATGTTTATTGTAGCATGCGAATAATTTTTAGCTCTATTCAATATTTacgtattatttaaactattctctaacttttttttttatacatggcaatcattttgaatttgtcaAACAATATTGCGCTTCTTTTAGCAATAAGGTATGTGAAGCCACCTATTGTCTAACTTGAGAACTTCTTTACCACATTTTCTGATGGTATGAGTTTCATTCGGCATTTTGGCGATTCGGAATAATGCGATGTACCCCACCTCATTGCTACAATAGCGTTTATTATTGTTCATGAAGGTACAGCTCTATTACTTGTTCCTTCTTTCTTTGAATAATGTCATCAGAAAAAGTGAAGGGCTCAAAAGACTTTGTTACCCCTATAAGTACTGGAGCTCTTAGGAGTGGCAAAAGCCGTGTAACGTCAGGGAGTACCTCATCACTGAATAATGAAGAATTCCCAAATAGGAAACGTGCAGCATCATCGCCAGCAAAAGTACTGTCGTTCAAAGACCCATTGCCATTATCACTGAATGATCTTGAAATACTCTGTGAGAATGTCCATAAGTACAAAAGATCACTGAAGCCTGAAATGACTTCAGCTGGACTAGTGACTTCCGGTTATGCAATCGCCGAATGCTTTCAGCAAGTGGTAGAGGCCTATCGGTCACTAGCCGCAAGAATTGATGCGTTTGATGAGGTTTATGATGCTATTAGAGGCCTTGACGTCTCCAGTGAATTGCAAGCCATGAAAAATGATATTAGAAACGATTTAGCGGACCTGGTGAGAAGTGAGGTTGCTGTAGTCGTCGCTGAAAAGCTCCAAGCGCACGATAGAGATCGGATGGACGTCGTCGACGAACAATTTCTATGGATTGCTAGGTCTGAAACCATCGTCGAGCAACACGATTGAGTTTACAGTAGCGCCAATGGTGGGTTTTACGGCAAAATTTAGATCTGCGGTTGACATCAAGAACACGTTCAAAGAGAAGGTAAAGCCGAGGGACTACAACCTGAGGGTAACACGATTGGTCACACTTCCGACCAAGGCGATGAGAGTAGTAGCTGAGACGGTGGACATGGAAAAGCTGAAAAATTCTGTAGACTTGAAGAGCTCTGGTCTTATGGTTCAGGAGAAAATGAAGCTTGCACCACGATTTATCATACGTGGAGTACCGAAGGCCCTAACTAATGAGCAATTTGTGGAGTCTTTGATTGCGACTAATGCTCCTGAGGTGAGTCCCGAGGTAATAACCGTATAGTACAGATACCCAGTGAGGCCCGAGCGTGATAACACTAGCTTTGTCATTGAGACGGGTGCGAGGTCCAAGCTGCTAGCTAAGGAGAAGGCGTATATAAATTATGCAGCATGCAGAATCGGCGACCACGTACAAGTGAAACAGTGCTACAAATGCTTAGATTTTGGTCACCTAGCGGCCCAGTGTGACAAGGCGGAAGTTTGCGGAAAATGTGCGGGAAAACATGCAACGAGAGAATGCCGTGGTCAGGTACCCCTGAAATGTTGTAATTGTATGGCTGCGCGCTCTGAAGACGACACTCACTCCGCTCTGGATAGCGACAATTGTcctattttgagaaaaaaaatggtagaAAATGCACACAACATAAACTACGTCTATGAATAAACAACCACGGCGTAAAACAGGAGAGGGAGCAGGGAGTCGCGTCTTGCCGGAGCTACGTTCTTTGCTAGTAGTGCTTCCTCGCCTGACACAACAACAATTATCCGGCCATGGTGTCGCAAGACATCGTGATGACCAAGTAAATCGCTCAACCTCCTCTACGGAGGATAACCTCGCTGACAACCAATTAAACAACGTGGATAGATGTGGAGAAGGTGTCCCAATACTTATCCTTAGCGAGGACGATCATAATGTAATGGGTAATTTGCAGCAATTGCCAGAAGTAGTATCGAGTCCATTAAACCAAGTAGCGCAATCATCTGATGAAAGAACGGCATATGTGTGTCCATGGTGTGAACGTCCGTTTACTACTCTCACTGGCTTGGGAGTACATAAGCGCCGTGCACACCCAGTGGAAGCTAATGATGAAATCGACGTGACCCGCAAGAAGCCACGTTGGCAAGATGAGGATTTGCATAGACTTGCCAAAGAGGAGGCCAACGTCGGCCCAGATCTAGTCAATATTAATCAGTATCTTTACGATACTGTTAAAATGTATCCCACGCGCAGTgttcggcaaaaaaaaattttcattattaattatttaattaaaaaaaaaataataattaatggtgtaattatttctaatttttcaataaattaataataattcaacacaaaaaaaaattaatgaatttaattaaaatttatgcatagatgtattattaattgaaaaaaaaattattacttattgaaGATCGATTactaattacagaaaaaatctATCTTTTGAATTATGATTTTACGAACTTATTCAGAGCTtggaaattagaaaaaaaaatttttgaatttttaacaaaaattagaaaagtGTACCggctaattatttaatacccAAACACTTAACAATACATGCGATgcattaataactttttttttctaattagaaaaatatgttcgcgaattaataatttttgtcaaaaaattagaacaaattttcagcaaattactaatttttctaaaaaaattagaatttattttcagttaattacaaattttttaaaaaaactagaatttattttcagctaattactaatttttttttaaaattagaatttattttcagctaattactgatttttttttaagaatttaaacttattttcgGCTAGTTATTAACTTATCAGACAAATAAGgagttttttttctgctcattgtttagtttttctgaaaaataagaCATTTGTTTGCattgaaaagtaataaacttccgcaaataatttgaaatttcttccGCGTACTATTAATCTTCCACTTGATATGAAGTATTTCCTTCTGTAATAACAAGAACAAATTTCTATATTGCGTTGGTATTTCCAATTTTGGTTAATATGTCTTTAtcataatgaattattataatagttaaaaaatagtagaatTAATGATGGCAAGTCTGAttcaaagtattttaatatctgataataaatgaattatttttttagttattaaaatccttagtaaaaataacagatttgAATTGCAACTtttctaatataattaatagaaatatcaaatatttggcaaataactattgaaatagttaaaaaatattatattttagattaGGATTAATGATGGCAAGTCAGAttcaaagtattttaatatctgataataaatgaattatttttttagttattaaaatccttagtaaaaataacagatttgAATTGCAACTTTTCCAAtacaattaatagaaatatcaaatatttggcaaataactattgaaatagttaaaaaatattatattttagattaGGATTAATGACGGCAAGTCAGAttcaaagtattttaatatctgataataaatgaattatttttttagttattaaaatccttagtaaaaataacagatttgAATTGCAACTTTTCTAAtacaattaatagaaatatcaaatatttggcaaataactattgaaatagttaataaatattatattttagattaGGATTAATGACGGCAAGTCAGAttcaaagtattttaatatctgataataaatgaattatttttttagttattaaaatccttagtaaaaataacagatttgAATTGCAACTTTTCCAATACAATTGATAGAGATATCAAATATTTCTctctttagatatttttattcattctttatttatttttatttatttctatttttaaatattttttatattaaatatttttattcattagagattgaaaaatttttctatcgattataaaatttaatccttCACATTGTTATTAAAgggttttattaataaaaataaaattatttactgatttaaaatacaaattcaaCTGAAAAGGAATTTGGCCGCAATTTCTTATGGTAATCTACTTTAGTCGTATGTATATTTcgtttcatataaattaaaatataatttcatattggAATTTTTACTGACGTAAATGTTTTTCTACGAATTTGCACGGAATCGGCTCGAGTCGTGTGATCTATACAATAATCGATCACACTCGGATATAGTCTATATGACCCGACGTTTGCCGTGTGGGTCGACCCtttccttatatatataatcaagcTTATCAATTAGACGTCGATGCATCTTATTGTACCTCAGAAAGCTCAAGAGTTTTTGCATATTGATTTACTATTCCTTTACGTTGAACACTTATTGATTTGTTCATAACTTATATttactgtttttattatatgtgagtgataataatatagtaaTCAATTGATAAGTGACTAATCTCTTACGAAGACTTATTATCCTTttaaggtaaaaaataatataatttttatttttatgatacaaGCTTTAATGCACAAAATGTCTGCCAGTACAGCGTCCACCAACCTATTCGCTCTGAGTGAAGCCATGGTAGGGGAAATCAAATTGACTGAAGCATTTGCAGTGGTTACTTTCGGAGTTACGGGAGGCTATGATTACTGAAATTGTAAGCAAGCACAcgtgaaagtatttattttgttattatttaattatttatttttcattttgattttttccttagtatcatattttgactttgatatgaatttcaaacaatttaacctaaatgcttactgcaatcttttttattttttatcattatacttacttattgatggtccgtttagctaaaaaacaaaactgcaattactataaaactgtcacatattttttacaactttttttttttactattatttataatatttatttatttttatgtttcttgctattgacatacgtataaaaacatactctgacagcctcccgtagttcatattttgtctggcgctGCAGTCACACTCATAGCGAATATGCACGGAGAAAACGAGTCtcgaaaatatagtaataattacagtatttcagtaaaatttactaacaggaatgaataaatacatttcgttttgtaattattccaaaacgtttagtaaaatttacagttcagtaattattacaatatgcagattttaaaaattcctatacgtaatagattttttactatcatgattgaattttttttaaacagagttgtaaattttattacattaatttttaataaatacaatacaacGGAAAGTATGTTTTACAAAgcaatatagtaaatattacatttctgagatttgataaattattgaacggaatgtaaattttgctattcatgaaataaaatttactacgtgtattatgaattttattatgcgCATAAGAAATACTACTACatagtatacaaaaattactaaacgtttagtaattttgtacTATGTTGAAACCATTTCGTTGTAACCCGGCGTGCGCTCCACTCAGTTCTGCCCAAACGGCTTTGGAATAGTGTGTACTGTTAACCTGTCTTCAGAAAGCATaacctataaaattgtatagtgattatttgagtgaaggtgaaatatatatacatgtgcttgtgattattataagttattattatttactttttaatatttattatattattatatataatcataattaatgtcTTTTCCTACAAATACACAACATATTGTACTATggcaataactttttaaattaaatgttttgttataacaataatagcaaattgaatcatttatttatcctttatagactcactgaattttttatgatgaataatttttaaattagataaatagttataaatctAGTTAACACTAAATTGTCAACTAGTGTACAGTCAACTATGCTCGAATCaatgatttcaaattaattaattatactttaaaaatgtaattgtttataaatctttataacagtcacatatatatatttgtttataagtaTGAAAAGATTCAtgtattaagataaaaaaatgcattatgcatttattaataattcgtataaatatattattttctacaatctgttaattttaattcttacttttcaaattacggaagcttattgtaattattaattgcaattattcCTAAGCAGGTTTTGTACTATTCCATATTTgcgatgtatat is a window from the Microplitis demolitor isolate Queensland-Clemson2020A chromosome 4, iyMicDemo2.1a, whole genome shotgun sequence genome containing:
- the LOC103572825 gene encoding uncharacterized protein LOC103572825, encoding MSSEKVKGSKDFVTPISTGALRSGKSRVTSGSTSSLNNEEFPNRKRAASSPAKVLSFKDPLPLSLNDLEILCENVHKYKRSLKPEMTSAGLVTSGYAIAECFQQVVEAYRSLAARIDAFDEVYDAIRGLDVSSELQAMKNDIRNDLADLVRSEVAVVVAEKLQAHDRDRMDVVDEQFLWIARSETIVEQHD